A window from Micromonospora profundi encodes these proteins:
- a CDS encoding PadR family transcriptional regulator: MREPSFLVLTALADQPRHGYGIIQEVAVLSANRVTLLPGTLYTALDRLASQGLVVRDREEIADGRLRRYYRLTSDGLAVLDAETARLRSLATAAERKLRIARPRPA; this comes from the coding sequence ATGCGAGAGCCGAGCTTCCTGGTCCTGACCGCACTGGCCGACCAGCCACGACACGGCTACGGGATCATTCAGGAGGTGGCGGTGCTGTCGGCGAACCGGGTGACGTTGCTCCCGGGGACGCTCTACACCGCGTTGGACCGTCTGGCTTCGCAGGGCCTTGTCGTACGAGACCGAGAAGAGATCGCCGATGGGCGTCTCCGCCGGTACTACCGGTTGACCTCGGACGGGCTGGCTGTGCTCGACGCGGAGACCGCCCGTCTGCGGTCACTCGCCACGGCGGCGGAGCGCAAACTGCGCATCGCCCGCCCGCGCCCGGCGTAA
- a CDS encoding Rv0361 family membrane protein, whose translation MCRLAVHLGTSMRVVTDGRTDAHPTERTGEPTRQDQPFGGIETFSRPLPSLSMTYPYQVPPPPPKRRTLRTVLIVVGVVVVLCCAGVGTGGFFLFKGLKAATDPARQAAESFVSDLEAGDAAAAYELLCTDTRRSFTKDAFVRGVARQPQIQSHKVNGVNVSTVNGRTSGTVSMALKLDSGFTDRRAIPLVKEDGAWKVCGQPY comes from the coding sequence ATGTGCCGGCTGGCCGTCCACCTTGGAACATCGATGCGGGTGGTCACCGATGGACGTACCGACGCGCACCCGACCGAACGGACGGGCGAACCGACACGACAAGATCAACCGTTCGGGGGGATCGAGACTTTCTCGCGTCCCCTACCGTCGCTATCTATGACCTACCCGTACCAGGTGCCCCCGCCACCACCCAAGCGACGGACGCTGCGGACCGTGCTGATCGTCGTAGGCGTGGTCGTCGTGCTGTGCTGCGCCGGCGTCGGCACCGGCGGCTTCTTTCTGTTCAAGGGCCTCAAAGCCGCAACCGATCCGGCTCGACAGGCCGCCGAGTCGTTCGTGAGCGACCTGGAGGCCGGCGACGCGGCGGCGGCGTACGAGCTGTTGTGCACCGACACGCGCAGAAGCTTCACGAAGGACGCATTCGTCCGGGGCGTCGCCAGACAGCCACAGATCCAGAGCCACAAGGTCAACGGCGTCAACGTGTCGACAGTCAACGGGCGCACCTCGGGGACCGTGAGCATGGCCCTGAAGCTTGACAGCGGCTTCACCGACCGGCGCGCGATCCCGCTGGTGAAGGAGGACGGTGCCTGGAAGGTCTGCGGCCAACCGTACTGA
- a CDS encoding NADP-dependent oxidoreductase has translation MSRAFGYHAFGGPEVQQYFDRPDPKPADNEILIRVRAAGVARLDHLLRDGAVPALNGHVPFPQVMGMEAAGDVLAVGAGVTDLKVGDAVFGFALSGAGTYAETTVLPAENAARKPESLPYEWAATVPVSGTTALDGLDRLDLPAGSTLLINGVGGSTGLATAQLARARGLTVIGTGSDSKRAVAEALGVTFASYTAGDIPGQVRALAPSGVDGLFDLVGGDSLRSVAGLVKDAKYLLSAADYTVSELGGEFVDRRLGRTSLEAVAALMVDGTIDPHITRTFTFDQSAEAVAAVETGHTTGKLVIALG, from the coding sequence ATGAGCCGCGCATTTGGCTACCACGCATTCGGTGGCCCCGAGGTCCAGCAGTACTTCGATCGACCCGACCCGAAGCCCGCCGACAACGAGATCCTCATCCGGGTCCGGGCAGCCGGGGTGGCACGCCTCGACCACCTGCTCCGCGACGGCGCCGTCCCGGCGCTCAACGGGCACGTACCGTTCCCGCAGGTGATGGGGATGGAGGCCGCCGGCGACGTTCTCGCGGTCGGGGCCGGCGTCACCGATCTCAAGGTGGGCGACGCGGTGTTCGGGTTCGCGCTCAGCGGCGCCGGCACGTACGCCGAGACGACAGTCCTGCCGGCGGAGAACGCGGCCCGCAAGCCGGAGTCGTTGCCCTACGAGTGGGCGGCGACAGTACCGGTTTCCGGCACGACAGCCCTCGACGGGCTCGACCGGCTCGACCTGCCGGCAGGCTCGACACTGCTGATCAACGGTGTCGGTGGCAGCACCGGCCTCGCCACCGCGCAGCTTGCCCGAGCACGGGGACTGACTGTCATCGGAACGGGCAGCGACAGCAAGCGGGCGGTGGCCGAGGCGCTCGGCGTCACCTTCGCCAGCTACACCGCCGGCGACATTCCGGGACAGGTGCGGGCGCTCGCGCCGTCCGGTGTCGACGGGCTGTTCGACCTCGTCGGCGGCGACTCGCTGCGCTCGGTCGCCGGGCTGGTGAAGGATGCCAAGTACCTGCTGTCGGCCGCGGACTACACGGTGAGTGAGCTGGGTGGCGAGTTCGTGGACCGTCGGCTCGGCAGAACGTCGCTTGAGGCTGTCGCCGCGCTGATGGTGGACGGCACCATCGATCCGCACATCACACGGACGTTCACCTTCGACCAGAGCGCGGAGGCGGTGGCGGCCGTGGAGACCGGCCACACCACCGGCAAGCTGGTCATCGCCCTCGGGTGA
- a CDS encoding MerR family transcriptional regulator codes for MRIGEVAERSGVSVRALRYYEEQGLLQAERSASGQRHYGAAAVERVNLIQQLYAAGLSSRDILELLPCVYTGSATPDMIARLTAERNRIDRQLSDLAEARERLDSVIRTAYQHLERDAAA; via the coding sequence GTGCGCATCGGCGAGGTGGCGGAGCGATCCGGGGTCAGCGTGCGCGCCCTGCGGTACTACGAGGAGCAGGGCCTGTTGCAGGCCGAGCGCAGCGCGAGCGGGCAGCGACACTACGGCGCGGCAGCGGTGGAGCGGGTGAACCTCATCCAGCAGCTCTACGCCGCCGGCCTGTCGAGCCGGGACATCCTCGAACTGCTCCCGTGCGTCTACACCGGCAGCGCCACGCCCGACATGATCGCCAGGCTCACGGCCGAGCGGAACCGCATCGACCGCCAATTGAGCGACCTCGCCGAGGCCCGGGAACGGCTGGACTCGGTTATCCGCACCGCCTACCAGCACCTGGAGCGGGACGCCGCTGCCTGA
- a CDS encoding NAD-dependent epimerase/dehydratase family protein has product MTTTRIQSGRCIVRILVVGGSGLIGAHVVEVLRERGHAATTVARTARPGVDHLVDVDAASVDDLRPLLADHDGVVYATRTDEQRPLPKPIYPQFRHDNVEPVVRLFTAARLEGLTRGVVMGSYYTCFDRLHPQWRLAERHTYIRCRVEQAREGREAAGTDLPVAVLELPFVFGRAGDRLPNWAGPLDRWARSRTPLVAPTGGTAAASARSVAEVTVDALEAASGDDIPVADENLTWDDMLGRIAAAVGRPRRVSRMPSGAAKAALRLGGALQALGRKESGINPTYLADLLLAELFIEPTTGRPLGRALRETFGEGAA; this is encoded by the coding sequence TTGACAACCACCCGTATCCAGAGTGGACGATGCATCGTGCGGATTCTCGTGGTGGGTGGCAGCGGTCTGATCGGCGCGCATGTCGTGGAGGTCCTGCGCGAGCGGGGCCACGCCGCGACCACTGTGGCGCGTACCGCCCGCCCGGGTGTCGACCACCTTGTCGACGTGGACGCCGCCTCGGTCGACGACCTGCGCCCGCTGCTCGCCGACCACGACGGCGTCGTCTACGCCACCCGCACCGACGAGCAACGACCGCTGCCGAAGCCGATCTATCCGCAGTTCCGCCACGACAACGTCGAGCCGGTCGTGCGCCTGTTCACCGCCGCGCGCCTGGAGGGCCTCACCCGAGGGGTCGTCATGGGCTCGTACTACACCTGTTTCGACAGGTTGCATCCGCAGTGGCGGCTCGCCGAGCGGCACACGTACATCCGGTGCCGGGTGGAACAGGCCCGGGAAGGACGGGAAGCCGCGGGCACCGATCTGCCGGTCGCCGTCCTCGAACTGCCGTTCGTCTTCGGCCGCGCCGGTGACCGGCTGCCCAACTGGGCCGGGCCGCTGGACCGGTGGGCGCGCTCGCGTACACCTCTGGTCGCCCCCACCGGCGGAACCGCCGCAGCCTCGGCGCGCAGCGTCGCCGAGGTCACGGTGGATGCCCTGGAGGCGGCCAGCGGCGACGACATCCCGGTGGCCGACGAGAACCTGACCTGGGACGACATGCTCGGCCGCATCGCCGCGGCGGTGGGTCGACCTCGTCGGGTTTCGCGGATGCCGTCCGGCGCGGCGAAGGCCGCCCTGCGCCTCGGCGGCGCGCTCCAGGCCCTCGGTCGCAAGGAGTCGGGCATCAACCCGACCTACCTCGCCGACCTCCTGCTCGCCGAGTTGTTCATCGAGCCGACGACCGGCCGACCGCTGGGTCGGGCCCTGCGCGAGACATTCGGCGAGGGTGCCGCCTAG
- a CDS encoding helix-turn-helix transcriptional regulator gives MVRRTELGDFLRKCRADTTPEAAGFVEQSGRRVRGLRREEVAQLAGVSVDYYTRLEQGRHTSPSEAVLDALGRVFRLEAAARAHLADLARPARHRTGDVPGQRVRPAMHQLIASMVDHPAFIVGRRTDVLASNLLARTLLTDWPRLPPRERNYTRWVLLDPAAREVYTDWATVAADVVGTLRLYAGRFPDDPQLNELVGELTIKSPQFRTWWDNHRVHERTHGTKHMIHPAVGPITIRYEALTLPGDDDQTLFVYNTDPGSSSHDNMRLLALWTTQNTAADEERNQRLHR, from the coding sequence ATGGTGCGACGGACAGAGCTGGGAGACTTCCTGCGGAAGTGCCGCGCCGACACGACGCCGGAGGCGGCGGGATTCGTCGAGCAGTCCGGCAGGCGCGTCCGCGGCCTGCGCCGGGAGGAGGTGGCGCAGCTCGCCGGGGTGAGCGTCGACTACTACACCCGCCTCGAACAGGGCCGGCACACGAGCCCCTCGGAGGCGGTCCTCGACGCGTTGGGGCGGGTGTTCCGGCTTGAGGCCGCCGCCCGGGCCCACCTCGCCGACCTGGCCCGGCCGGCCCGGCACCGCACCGGGGACGTGCCGGGGCAGCGGGTACGGCCCGCCATGCACCAGCTGATCGCCTCGATGGTCGACCACCCGGCGTTCATCGTCGGCCGCCGCACCGACGTCCTCGCGTCGAACCTGCTGGCGCGCACCCTGCTCACCGACTGGCCCCGACTGCCGCCCCGCGAACGCAACTACACCCGGTGGGTCCTCCTCGACCCCGCCGCCCGCGAGGTCTACACCGACTGGGCGACAGTGGCGGCCGACGTCGTGGGCACCCTGCGCCTCTACGCCGGCCGCTTCCCCGACGACCCTCAGCTCAACGAACTCGTCGGCGAGCTGACAATCAAGAGCCCGCAGTTCCGCACCTGGTGGGACAACCACCGGGTGCACGAGCGGACCCACGGCACCAAACACATGATCCACCCCGCCGTGGGACCCATCACCATCCGGTACGAGGCGCTGACGCTGCCGGGCGACGACGACCAGACCCTCTTCGTCTACAACACCGATCCCGGCAGCAGCTCACACGACAACATGCGCCTGCTCGCGCTCTGGACGACGCAGAACACGGCGGCGGACGAGGAGCGGAACCAGCGCCTCCACCGGTAA
- a CDS encoding SDR family NAD(P)-dependent oxidoreductase, whose translation MAYPTTRPATWFVTGTSRGLGLELVKQLLERGDNVAATTRSAERLDAALASVDRSRLLPIEVSLTDESAVAAAIGSTVERFGAIDVVVNNAGYGYLAAVEEVTDADARQMFDVQIFGLWNVLRAVLPHLREQSSGHIINVSSILGLTSFPGWGLYCAGKYAVEGLTESLAAEVGGFGVRVNLVEPGYMRTDFLRTESLGLPSGTVAGYESIREMTEAHLAMPGTQLGDPVRAATAIIEVAASGEAPLHQLLGSDSYSLARARIDSLTADVEAGRELAYTTDIPQQS comes from the coding sequence ATGGCCTACCCCACCACCCGACCCGCCACCTGGTTCGTCACGGGCACCTCCCGTGGGCTCGGCCTGGAGTTGGTCAAGCAGCTCCTCGAGCGGGGCGACAACGTCGCGGCGACGACAAGGTCGGCCGAGCGTCTCGACGCGGCCCTGGCCTCCGTGGACCGGTCCCGGCTGCTGCCGATCGAGGTGAGCCTCACCGACGAGTCGGCGGTCGCGGCGGCGATCGGCTCGACCGTCGAGCGGTTCGGCGCGATCGACGTCGTCGTGAACAACGCCGGCTACGGCTATCTCGCCGCCGTCGAGGAGGTCACCGACGCCGACGCCCGACAGATGTTCGACGTGCAGATCTTCGGACTCTGGAACGTCCTCCGTGCCGTGCTGCCGCACCTGCGCGAGCAAAGCAGCGGACACATCATCAACGTCTCCTCGATCCTCGGCCTGACCTCGTTTCCGGGCTGGGGCCTCTACTGCGCCGGAAAGTACGCAGTGGAGGGGCTCACCGAGTCGCTGGCCGCGGAGGTCGGCGGGTTCGGTGTGCGGGTCAACCTCGTGGAGCCGGGCTACATGCGGACCGACTTCCTGCGTACGGAGTCGCTCGGCCTGCCGTCGGGGACGGTGGCCGGCTACGAGTCGATCCGGGAGATGACCGAGGCGCACCTGGCGATGCCCGGCACCCAGCTCGGTGACCCGGTGCGGGCCGCGACAGCCATCATCGAGGTGGCTGCCTCGGGTGAGGCGCCGTTGCACCAGCTGCTCGGTTCGGATTCCTACTCTCTGGCCAGGGCCCGGATCGACTCGCTGACCGCCGACGTCGAGGCGGGTCGCGAGCTGGCGTACACGACTGACATTCCGCAGCAGAGCTGA
- a CDS encoding PQQ-dependent sugar dehydrogenase, protein MLSYPRRWPRALVAAFTAAAGVLLAVAAPTPAQAVVIPASDYQQVKLATGSAELGEAMSLAVLPNRSVLHTARNGVLRVTDVAGNTKVSGTLSVYTHDEEGLQGVAVDPNFATNRWIYLYYSPTLSTPSGDAPTTGSQSDWDRWKGHLRLSRFTLNTDDTLNMGSERIVLQVANDRGQCCHVGGDLDFDAAGNLYLTTGDDTNPFESSGYAPLDERTNRNPQFDAQRTAANTNDLRGKLLRIKPQADGTYTIPSGNLFAPGTANTRPEIYAMGLRNPFRMSVDKATGVVYLGDYGPDAGSTNSSRGPQGQVEFNRITAPGNYGWPYCTGTNTSTETYNEYTFPSGPSQSKYNCTGGPTNNSFRNTGLTTLPAAKPAWIKYAGDSGSPSEFGSGSESPMGGPVYRYDASLNSSIKFPASLNGQFFAGEYGRRWIKAIAVNSDGSRGEISNFPWSGTQVMDMAFGPDGALYVLDYGTGSNNQALFRIEYIGGGNRNPIAVASANPTSGPSPLTINFSSAGSSDPEGGALSYLWTFGDGTTSTAANPTKTYTTNGTYSPTLKVTDPTGLSGTASLVVTVGNTAPTVSLTLPADGQLFSFGDTVPYQISVSDPQDGTIDCARVSLTYALGHDSHAHQITSKNGCSGTITVPTDGEHDAAANIYGVFDAAYTDNGALTTHSIKTLQPKHRQGEHFGAQSGVQVTEHTSAEGGRTAGFIENNDWISYQPYNLSNATRFTVRASSAGAGGTIEVRAGSATGTLLGTVTVPVTGNWETFTEVSGAITNPPASTTTLYLVFKGGSGYLFDVDAFTFTTGTTGGTAGISLRAQVNNQYVSAVGTTALIANKATVGSTEQFDRVDAGNGTIALRSRASGLYVCAENAGTEPLVANRTTIGAWETFQLITNTDGTVSLRATVNNQIVAAENAGAGSLIANRASVGSWERFILTG, encoded by the coding sequence ATGCTCTCGTACCCCCGGCGCTGGCCCCGGGCCCTCGTCGCGGCGTTCACCGCCGCCGCGGGCGTGCTCCTGGCCGTTGCCGCACCAACCCCCGCCCAGGCGGTGGTGATCCCCGCCTCCGACTACCAGCAGGTCAAGCTCGCCACCGGCTCGGCGGAGCTCGGTGAGGCCATGTCCCTGGCCGTCCTGCCCAACCGCTCGGTGCTGCACACCGCCCGCAACGGCGTCCTGCGGGTGACCGACGTGGCAGGCAACACAAAGGTCTCCGGGACGCTGTCGGTCTACACCCACGACGAGGAGGGGTTGCAGGGCGTCGCCGTCGACCCCAACTTCGCCACCAACCGGTGGATCTACCTCTACTACTCCCCCACGTTGAGCACGCCGTCCGGGGACGCCCCCACCACCGGCTCGCAGTCGGACTGGGACAGGTGGAAGGGGCACCTGCGGTTGTCCCGGTTCACCCTCAACACCGACGACACGCTCAACATGGGCAGCGAGAGGATCGTGCTCCAGGTCGCCAACGACCGTGGGCAGTGCTGCCACGTCGGTGGTGACCTGGACTTCGACGCCGCCGGCAACCTGTATCTGACCACCGGCGACGACACCAACCCGTTCGAGTCGTCCGGCTACGCGCCGCTTGACGAGCGGACCAACCGCAACCCGCAGTTCGACGCCCAGCGCACGGCGGCCAACACCAACGACCTGCGGGGCAAGCTGCTGCGGATCAAACCGCAGGCCGACGGCACGTACACGATCCCGTCGGGCAACCTGTTCGCGCCCGGGACTGCCAACACCCGCCCCGAGATCTACGCGATGGGCCTGCGCAACCCGTTCCGGATGAGCGTCGACAAGGCCACCGGCGTCGTCTACCTCGGCGACTACGGCCCGGACGCCGGGTCCACGAACTCCAGCCGGGGCCCCCAGGGTCAGGTCGAGTTCAACCGGATCACGGCGCCCGGCAACTACGGCTGGCCGTACTGCACGGGCACCAACACGAGCACGGAAACATACAACGAATACACGTTCCCGTCCGGGCCGTCGCAGTCCAAGTACAACTGCACGGGCGGGCCGACGAACAACTCGTTCCGCAACACCGGCCTCACCACGCTGCCCGCGGCGAAGCCGGCCTGGATCAAGTACGCCGGAGACTCCGGGTCACCGTCGGAGTTCGGCAGCGGCTCGGAGTCCCCGATGGGCGGGCCGGTCTACCGGTACGACGCGTCGCTCAACTCCAGCATCAAGTTCCCCGCGTCGCTGAACGGGCAGTTCTTCGCCGGCGAGTACGGCCGCCGCTGGATCAAGGCCATCGCCGTCAACTCCGACGGCTCCCGTGGCGAAATCTCCAACTTCCCGTGGAGCGGCACGCAGGTCATGGACATGGCCTTCGGCCCGGACGGCGCCCTGTACGTGCTGGACTACGGCACCGGCTCGAACAACCAGGCGCTGTTCCGGATCGAGTACATCGGCGGCGGCAACCGCAACCCGATCGCTGTCGCCTCGGCGAACCCGACCTCCGGGCCGAGCCCTCTGACAATCAACTTCTCGTCGGCGGGTAGCTCCGACCCCGAGGGTGGGGCGCTGAGCTACCTGTGGACCTTCGGCGACGGCACCACGTCGACGGCGGCGAACCCTACGAAGACGTACACCACTAACGGCACGTACAGCCCCACACTGAAGGTCACCGACCCGACCGGTCTGTCCGGCACGGCGAGCCTTGTCGTCACGGTGGGCAACACCGCTCCGACGGTGTCGCTGACTCTGCCCGCCGACGGGCAGCTGTTCAGCTTCGGTGACACGGTGCCGTACCAGATCTCGGTGAGCGACCCGCAGGACGGGACGATCGACTGCGCCCGGGTGAGCCTCACCTACGCGCTGGGCCACGACAGCCACGCCCACCAGATCACCTCGAAGAACGGGTGCAGCGGCACGATCACCGTACCCACGGACGGTGAGCACGACGCGGCGGCAAACATCTACGGCGTCTTCGACGCCGCCTACACCGACAACGGCGCGCTCACCACGCACAGCATCAAGACCCTGCAGCCGAAACACCGCCAGGGTGAGCACTTCGGCGCCCAGTCGGGTGTCCAGGTCACCGAGCACACGAGCGCCGAGGGTGGCCGCACCGCCGGGTTCATCGAGAACAACGACTGGATCTCGTACCAGCCGTACAACCTGTCCAATGCGACGCGCTTCACCGTGCGGGCGTCGTCGGCGGGTGCCGGCGGCACCATCGAGGTCCGTGCCGGATCGGCGACCGGCACACTGCTGGGCACCGTCACGGTGCCGGTGACCGGCAACTGGGAGACCTTCACCGAGGTGTCCGGCGCCATCACCAACCCGCCCGCCTCGACGACCACGTTGTACCTGGTCTTCAAGGGTGGGTCCGGCTACCTGTTCGACGTCGACGCGTTCACCTTCACCACGGGCACCACTGGCGGCACCGCCGGGATCAGCCTGCGGGCGCAGGTCAACAACCAGTACGTGTCGGCGGTCGGCACCACCGCGCTGATCGCCAACAAGGCCACAGTCGGGTCGACCGAGCAATTCGACAGGGTGGACGCCGGCAACGGCACCATCGCCCTGCGGTCCCGCGCGAGCGGCCTGTACGTCTGCGCCGAGAACGCGGGCACCGAACCACTTGTCGCCAACCGCACGACGATCGGCGCGTGGGAGACGTTCCAGCTCATCACCAACACCGACGGGACTGTCAGCCTTCGCGCCACCGTCAACAACCAGATCGTGGCCGCCGAGAACGCCGGAGCGGGCTCGTTGATCGCCAACCGCGCGTCGGTCGGCTCCTGGGAGAGGTTCATCCTGACCGGCTAG
- a CDS encoding ThuA domain-containing protein: MRSRPRVLALITGLAVMLASLVALPAPASAAPLTKVLVFSKTAGFRHSSIPTGIAAIQQLGAGNGFTVTSTEDAGQFTTSNLAQYQAVVFLSTTGDVLNASQQSAFEAYIAAGGGYVGVHAAADTEYSWPWYGGLVGAYFDSHPAIQTATVRIEDRTNPSTAHLGDTWVRSDEWYNYRTNPRSSVRVLASLDESSYSGGNMSGDHPITWCKAYGGGRAWYTGLGHTEASYSDPNFTQMLLGGLRVAAGAVTADCSPRTTTPPPPPSGSSLRARANNQYVSAPNSTTALIANRSAIGTSERFDLVDLGNGNVALRAKSNGQFVAAENAGAAALIANRASAGAWETFQLVRNSDGTVSLRATVNNRYVAAENAGASALIANRTSIGQWEKFDLVTG, encoded by the coding sequence ATGCGTTCCCGTCCCCGTGTGTTGGCACTCATCACCGGCCTGGCCGTGATGCTGGCCAGCCTCGTCGCCCTTCCGGCCCCGGCCTCGGCCGCACCCCTGACAAAGGTCCTGGTGTTCAGCAAGACCGCCGGGTTCCGCCACTCGTCCATCCCCACCGGCATCGCGGCCATCCAGCAGCTCGGCGCGGGCAACGGGTTCACAGTGACCTCCACCGAGGACGCCGGCCAGTTCACCACCTCCAACCTGGCCCAGTACCAGGCGGTGGTCTTCCTGTCGACGACCGGTGACGTCCTCAACGCCAGCCAGCAGTCGGCGTTCGAGGCGTACATCGCCGCCGGCGGCGGATACGTCGGTGTGCACGCCGCCGCCGACACCGAATACAGCTGGCCCTGGTACGGCGGGCTGGTCGGGGCGTACTTCGACTCCCACCCGGCGATCCAGACCGCGACGGTACGGATCGAGGACCGGACGAACCCGTCGACCGCCCACCTCGGCGACACCTGGGTCCGCTCCGACGAGTGGTACAACTACCGCACCAACCCCCGGTCGAGCGTGCGGGTCCTCGCCAGCCTCGACGAGTCGTCCTACAGCGGCGGCAACATGAGCGGCGACCACCCGATCACCTGGTGCAAGGCGTACGGCGGCGGACGGGCCTGGTACACGGGTCTCGGCCACACCGAGGCGTCCTACAGCGACCCGAACTTCACCCAGATGCTGCTCGGCGGCCTGCGCGTCGCCGCGGGCGCGGTCACGGCGGACTGCTCGCCGCGCACCACCACTCCGCCGCCTCCGCCCAGCGGATCGAGCCTGCGGGCACGGGCCAACAACCAGTACGTCAGCGCGCCGAACTCCACCACCGCGCTGATCGCCAACCGCAGCGCCATCGGCACCAGCGAGCGGTTCGACCTGGTCGACCTGGGCAACGGCAACGTCGCGCTGCGCGCCAAGAGCAACGGGCAGTTCGTGGCCGCCGAGAACGCCGGCGCCGCCGCGCTGATCGCCAACCGGGCCAGCGCCGGTGCGTGGGAGACGTTCCAGCTCGTGCGCAACTCCGACGGCACTGTGAGCCTGCGGGCCACCGTCAACAACAGGTACGTCGCCGCCGAGAACGCGGGCGCGTCCGCGCTTATCGCCAACCGGACCTCGATCGGCCAGTGGGAGAAGTTCGACCTCGTCACCGGCTGA
- a CDS encoding CPBP family intramembrane glutamic endopeptidase — MSGRPRLALHWRVLVVFTGAVLVWLFLHHDALLGRDYSRTTHVVRAVLTTALVVPLVVAARRLLDRRPWAGLGLPSLRAGWRRLLLGMACWLVPAAVGLALCLGLGWVEISLRTSLGDAVRVAALLVVLVFLYEALPEELVFRGYLQHSLATRLPAWQAAVGQAALFTAFGFLVGAARSPDRLLLFFVFALLLGGFRAATGDIWAGIGFHVAFQTVAQLFGDVGGVFDVRGADVLGGVAMGAIPFAVGWTVVRHLYRDRLDWRAVRPEADS, encoded by the coding sequence GTGAGCGGCCGACCTCGCCTCGCCCTGCACTGGCGGGTCCTCGTCGTGTTCACCGGCGCGGTGCTGGTGTGGCTGTTCCTCCATCACGACGCCCTGCTCGGCCGTGACTACAGCCGCACGACCCACGTCGTCCGGGCCGTCCTCACGACGGCGCTCGTCGTACCCCTTGTGGTGGCCGCCCGGCGTCTGCTGGACCGGCGTCCGTGGGCCGGGCTCGGGCTGCCCTCGCTGCGGGCCGGCTGGCGACGCCTGCTGCTCGGTATGGCCTGCTGGCTCGTCCCGGCCGCCGTCGGGCTCGCGCTCTGCCTCGGCCTCGGCTGGGTCGAGATCAGCCTACGGACGTCACTGGGCGACGCCGTGCGCGTGGCGGCCCTGCTTGTCGTGCTCGTCTTCCTGTACGAGGCGCTGCCGGAGGAACTGGTCTTCCGTGGCTACCTGCAACACTCCCTCGCCACCCGGTTGCCGGCCTGGCAGGCGGCTGTCGGGCAGGCCGCGCTGTTCACCGCGTTCGGGTTCCTCGTCGGAGCCGCCCGGTCGCCCGACCGGCTGCTGCTCTTCTTCGTCTTCGCGCTGCTGCTGGGTGGCTTCCGCGCCGCGACCGGCGACATCTGGGCGGGCATCGGCTTCCACGTCGCCTTCCAGACCGTCGCCCAACTGTTCGGGGACGTGGGCGGCGTCTTCGACGTGCGGGGCGCCGACGTCCTGGGCGGCGTCGCGATGGGGGCCATACCGTTCGCTGTCGGGTGGACCGTCGTACGGCACCTCTACCGGGACCGCCTGGACTGGCGTGCCGTCCGCCCGGAGGCCGATTCCTGA
- a CDS encoding SAM-dependent methyltransferase, protein MRSTDHLATSRYARMRWNTPLSEEHAALLLRRLDVRPGARVLDLGCGWGELLLRAVAAGGVAGPVATRGVGVDTDEAALARGRALAAGRSLNRHVAFVMGEAAAWHEPADRVLCIGSAHAFGGTGAALDALAKVVRPGGRLLFGTAYWQRDPTAAAEQIFGADITDLAGLVETARGRGWRMLHVSTADQREWDDFESTWLAGRQEWLLTYPQDPRAAQVRAELDDRLRQYVGDYRGVVGLAYLVLGH, encoded by the coding sequence ATGCGATCCACCGACCACCTCGCCACCAGCCGCTACGCGCGGATGCGCTGGAACACGCCGCTGTCGGAGGAGCACGCGGCCCTGCTGCTGCGACGACTCGACGTCCGGCCCGGTGCGCGCGTACTCGATCTCGGGTGTGGTTGGGGTGAGCTGCTGCTCAGGGCCGTCGCCGCCGGTGGTGTGGCCGGCCCGGTCGCGACGAGGGGGGTCGGCGTCGACACCGACGAGGCCGCCCTCGCCCGGGGGCGCGCACTCGCCGCCGGTCGGTCGCTGAACCGGCACGTCGCCTTCGTGATGGGGGAAGCGGCCGCCTGGCACGAGCCGGCCGACCGGGTCCTGTGCATCGGCTCGGCGCACGCCTTCGGCGGCACCGGCGCTGCCCTCGACGCGTTGGCCAAGGTGGTCCGGCCGGGCGGTCGGCTGCTGTTCGGCACCGCCTACTGGCAACGCGACCCCACGGCGGCGGCCGAGCAGATCTTCGGCGCGGACATCACGGACCTCGCGGGCCTCGTCGAGACCGCCCGGGGGCGGGGCTGGCGGATGCTGCACGTGAGCACCGCCGATCAGCGGGAGTGGGACGACTTCGAGTCCACCTGGCTCGCGGGCCGGCAGGAGTGGCTGCTGACGTACCCGCAGGATCCCCGCGCGGCGCAGGTCCGCGCCGAACTCGACGACCGGCTACGCCAGTACGTCGGCGACTACCGCGGCGTCGTCGGCCTCGCGTACCTCGTCCTGGGTCACTGA